ACGGCCCGGGACTGTAGCTCAAAAAAAAAACAAAGTGTGTGGATGCGGATGTTTGACGCGTGCCATTCGACATCGCTGATAGGATCCGCGGTGGCCTCGGGCCCTCGGACGACTCCGGGGTATCGTTCGAAGACGTGGACCGGCCGGACGACGTGACTGTCGAGCGTGTCACGACCGATCTCACGAACGCAGTAGCGAACGGCGACCTCGCAGTCGAGGACACTGGGTTCGACGGCGAGTCGGACCTTCTCGGAGCCGTCGAACCGATCGTCCGGGATTACCGCGAGTACCACGACTCGATCGACTCCTTGGTCCAGGTCCAGACGGCGTGGGAATCTGATACCCCCGATACGGACTCGGGTACGACCGACGAGCCGGAGGGCGACGAGGTTGTCGAAGCGCTCGACCGACACACGTCGAAGATCGTGTCGCTACTGGAAGGGTTCGGAGAGACTGAACCGTTGAGATGGACGCGCGCCTACGCCAACCGGTATCCCTATTTCGGCTGCCTCGTCGAATACGTCTTCGCGTATCGCGAGCTCGAGGACCGGGACTACTTCGAGTGACGGGCCGGACGGAACTCCGGCTGGGCGGGTCAACACTGGCCACACCGTATGATTTTTACTGTCGTTTCGTATACTGATAGTGTGTCTGATCGGAAGTTTCTCGGTCTCGATTTCGGCACGCGCCGGTGCGGAATGGCGGTGTACGGAGACGGTCGACCGGAGCTCGTGGCCGCCGGTAGCCGGAACGGGGGCGTGAGTTCTATCGTCGCGCGGTCCGGCGACGGGCAACCGGAACCGGGACAGCCCGACACCGAGCCCGTTCCGTCGGACCGACGCGCTCGCTCGGCGAAGCGACTGCTCGTCGAAGCCGATCTGGCGGACGAACTGCCGGAGGCGCTACGCCCGGTAGCTACGGTCTTGCGACGGGTCAAGACGACCGCCGAAGAGCGACTCGGTACCGAGATGCCCCACCTCGTCATGGCCGTACCGACGCGGCTGAGCGTCCGACGCCGGAAGTTGCTGGCCGACGTCGCGGAAGTCGTGGGGTTCTCCCGGATGCATCCTCTCGACGAGACGACAGCGGCCGTGATGGCGTACGGACACGGGACCGAAGCGAACGGAACCGTTCTGGCGATGGATGTCGGTGCCCGGACGGTCAGTACGTCGCTCGTCGATATCAACGGCGGTGCGTACGAAGTCCTCGCCACGACCGGCGAGCTACATTTCGGCGGGGACGACTGGGACGAAGCGGTCGTGGACTGGGCCATCGACCGAACCGGTGTCGAGACAGTCCCCGATTCGGCGCGGTCTCGGCTCCGGGAACAGGCGGAGCGCGCCAAACGTGACCTGGCTGTGCACGAACAGACGGAGGTGACGGTTCCGACCGACGGGCGGAACCGCCAGTTGACACTCACGCGGTCGAAGTTCGAACACGTGACCACGTCCCTCACGGGTCGGCTCACTGACCAGCTGCGGCAGGTGTGTAGTGATGCCGGTGTCACGCCGCAGGAGATCGACGAAGTCGTGCTCACCGGACAGACGGCACGGCTCCCACAGGTTCGGTCGACTGTCACCGAGTTCGCGGGCAGTGAACCGACTGACGGGATCGACCCCGAGACGGCCGTCGCGCGCGGGATTGCAGTTCAAGCCGGCGTCTACGGCGGCCGGTGTGACGATGTCGTGGCGCTCCCGTCCCACGGGACCGCAATCGGCATTAGATCCGGCGACGGGGCGTTCCAGCCGGTTCTCGAACAGGACGTGACGTTCCCGACTTCGGAGACAGTGGTGGGCACGACCAGTTCCGACGACGCCTCGGCCATGCGTTTCGACGTGTACCAGGGCAACCGCGATGCCGTCACCGAAAACGAGCTGATCGGCTCGTTCCGAGTGGCGGGTCTCCCTTCGGCGCCGAGCGGCAAACCGGACGTAGAGCTATCCTTCCATCTCGACGAGCGCGGACTGCTCCACGTCGACGCCGAAGAGACCGCACTCGAGACAGCGACCGAGGTCACTGTCGAGGGAGATATCGGACTCTCGGACAGGGAACGGAAGGAACTGGAGACGTGGCTCACTGAGCGGGATCGCTGATGAGGACAGCGGACGGCGCGGACTCTATCGAGCGCATCGCAGTTCCCGCCCGAGGCGTAGCACGCCGGCGCGACGGACAGGCTGTTCGCGGCTGCCTCGCCTAGGCACCCGGTGTAGCCGCTGTTCTCGGTGGCGATTGACAGCGGAACGGTGAGTCGTACAAGGGTTCGCGAACCCGTTTTCACCCCTGTTCTGTCGTCGGGTTCCCCGCAGGTCGCCGCAGGTGACAGGGCAGACCCGAGCGGCAAAGAGACGGAACCGTACCTTACTTACTGACCGGTCGCAAGGGTACACCTGAATGGACGAGCCGGTCTTACTCACAGGTGCAGGCGGGCGCGTCGGGCAGGCCGTGCTGGAGGGGCTCGCCGACGAGTACGAGTGGAAGCTGCTCCTCCACAGCCCGCCGGACGAGGAGCCCGACCACGAGTACCTCGTCGGCGACGTGACCGACGAGGAGACGGTCGCCGAGGCCATGGACGGCGTGGGGGCCGTCATCCACCTCGCCGGCGACCCGCGGCCGAGCGCGCCGTGGGACTCGGTCCTCTCGAACAACATCGACGGCACCGAGAAGATGTACGAGGCCGCCGTCGCCGAGGGCGTCGCAAAGTTCGTCTTCGCCTCCTCGAACCACGCCGTCGGCGCCTACGAGACCGACGAGCGCACCCCCGACATGTACCGCAGCGGCGACGAGTTCCGCCTCGACGGCACCGAGTTCCCCCGCCCCGGCAACCACTACGGCGTCTCCAAGGCCGCCGGCGAGGTGCTGGGCCGCTACTACCACGACGAGCACGGCATCTCGGTGTGCAACATCCGCATCGGCAACCTGACACGGGGCCACCCGCCGATCGACTACGAGCGCGGCCAGGCGATGTGGCTCTCCTACCCCGACTGCGCCCGCATCCACCGCTGCGCCCTGGAGGCCGACTACGACTTCGAGATCGTCTACGGCATCTCCGACAACGACCGGAAGTACTACTCGCTGGAGCGCGCGAGGGAGGCGCTGGGCTACGACCCCCAGGACAACTCCGCCGAGTGGGACGGCGACGACCACGTCGCCGACTACGAGCGCGACGCGTAGCGACGCCCGGAACTCGACGACATCTGCTCACTTCTGTCCCTTCGAACCGGACGAACGCACGGCTTCGCCGCGAGCACGAGAGAGAAGTGACTCTTTCGGAACGTTTTAGATCCCTGATTTGAATGGTCGAAGCGGATGAAGCGACTCGGGCTTATCGTCGTGTTGGTACTGTTAGTCGCCTGTGCGCCGGGCGCGGTGCAGGCGGACGAGGACGAGATTCCGGACACCTGCGACTACACGCCGTACAACATCGAGGAGTTGGAGGACCGGTACGACGCGAACGCGACGGGTGTCGGCGGCGCGATCAACTCCCCCGACGACACCGACGCGTTGCCGCTTCGGGCGGACAGCGGCGATTACTTCGCCGTGACTATCCACCACGGGGACATCGGGGACGAGGAACGGCGGCTCACGTTCGCTCTCCCGCTGGGTACCTCGGTGACCGAACAGCGGAACGTCGAGGAGTACAACGACAGACTGGACTTCCTCACCGTCTCCGACTCGTCGGAGAACGCGTCGTTCAAGTTCTACGCGGAATCGGACGGGCCGGTCTGTCTCCGGATGTCCGAGGAGGGCCGGTTCTACGGCGAGTACAACTGGAGTTTCACGATCAGTCAGAACAACGAACACCAGTGGTATCCCGCATCTGACGGCTCGACGGCCACGCCGACCCCGACGCCAACGCCGACCGCTACGCCCACGCCGACCCCGACCGCTACGCCGGCCCCGACGGCCACGGCGACGCCCACGCCCACGGCAACTGCGACGCCGACCCCGGTCCAGACGCTCTCGGCGACCGCGACGGAGTCGGCGTCGGAACCGGGCGACTCGTCGAGCGAGGCGACCGACGCTCCGGCGGCCGGTGACGGCGACGACGTTCAGGACAGCGACGGCGACGGCGTGATCGATTCGGAGGACTACGCGCCGAACGACCCGGACGTACAGGAGAAAAGCGACCTGGTAGACACGACGGCCAGCGGGTCCGGGGCCGGCTTCGGTCTCGGGCTGGCCGTCACCGCGCTCGCGCTCGCGGCAGTCGCGGCCACGCGGCGGTCCTGACGGCGCGGCGTCGCGTCTCAGTCGATTCCGGCGGGCCGGACTTCCGAGGACAGGGGACCGACGACTACTCGGACCGAAGGATTCCCGACGCGGGTCCGCGGTCGGCGACCGCGGGACCGGCCGTTCAGTTCCGTTTGGTTCGCACGTCGCCCTTGTCGCGGGTCTTGTCCTCGCAGTTCGGGCAGACGCGGGGCTGGTCCATCCCGTTCGGCGCGAACACGCGAACGTACGATTTCGTCACGACGGCGTCGCAGTTCCGGCAAGTGGGCACACCGGTACGAGTGCGAACAGACTGATAACGCTTGTTTTCGGTCACTCCGTCGTCGTGTCGATCCCGAGCGCGCGATTCAGCCCGCAAAAGCAGGTCACGGCGTTGATTCCCAGACC
Above is a genomic segment from Halosimplex halophilum containing:
- a CDS encoding DUF7563 family protein is translated as MPTCRNCDAVVTKSYVRVFAPNGMDQPRVCPNCEDKTRDKGDVRTKRN
- the azf gene encoding NAD-dependent glucose-6-phosphate dehydrogenase Azf, with the protein product MDEPVLLTGAGGRVGQAVLEGLADEYEWKLLLHSPPDEEPDHEYLVGDVTDEETVAEAMDGVGAVIHLAGDPRPSAPWDSVLSNNIDGTEKMYEAAVAEGVAKFVFASSNHAVGAYETDERTPDMYRSGDEFRLDGTEFPRPGNHYGVSKAAGEVLGRYYHDEHGISVCNIRIGNLTRGHPPIDYERGQAMWLSYPDCARIHRCALEADYDFEIVYGISDNDRKYYSLERAREALGYDPQDNSAEWDGDDHVADYERDA
- a CDS encoding Hsp70 family protein: MSDRKFLGLDFGTRRCGMAVYGDGRPELVAAGSRNGGVSSIVARSGDGQPEPGQPDTEPVPSDRRARSAKRLLVEADLADELPEALRPVATVLRRVKTTAEERLGTEMPHLVMAVPTRLSVRRRKLLADVAEVVGFSRMHPLDETTAAVMAYGHGTEANGTVLAMDVGARTVSTSLVDINGGAYEVLATTGELHFGGDDWDEAVVDWAIDRTGVETVPDSARSRLREQAERAKRDLAVHEQTEVTVPTDGRNRQLTLTRSKFEHVTTSLTGRLTDQLRQVCSDAGVTPQEIDEVVLTGQTARLPQVRSTVTEFAGSEPTDGIDPETAVARGIAVQAGVYGGRCDDVVALPSHGTAIGIRSGDGAFQPVLEQDVTFPTSETVVGTTSSDDASAMRFDVYQGNRDAVTENELIGSFRVAGLPSAPSGKPDVELSFHLDERGLLHVDAEETALETATEVTVEGDIGLSDRERKELETWLTERDR